One segment of Micromonospora parathelypteridis DNA contains the following:
- a CDS encoding glycosyltransferase family 39 protein — protein sequence MSDTRPGWAVASWAVPALVALVLGLWRLTGPALWADELATWGAVRLSWSQLWQLAGSVDAVLTPYYVLMKVYAAVAGTSTAALRLPSVAAIIVATVVVTALGRRLGGTRLGLLAGLLFAILPVTSRYAQEARSYALVILGAAVAVWCLVRLLEEPSRRRLTGYAAAVGFVGLLHPLNGLLMLAGHAVALGWWQLPRRAEGWRTARRWAAAAGVGVLPALALAVWGAGQTAQVSWIALVNLSALQAFPERLFHSAAVGGLVLVLAVLGVRRAPAYVCLAGAAFVPMALLLLAGTHLHVWVARYVLVVLPALAVLAASALAHAGRSSAVVAFCLAAVLSCPAHVAIRAHAGHSQDSYRIAAVIGPRYQPGDVVVFPDSHPSIPWSPRDIYERYLPAPRPPDVLRVAAQRTDGRFLATECPDASCLGTPPRVWVVGADPVADPLRDMAPGKRERINDGYRSVQRWQYPLLSISLLERTTSQ from the coding sequence GTGAGCGACACCCGACCGGGCTGGGCGGTGGCGAGTTGGGCAGTCCCCGCGCTGGTCGCACTGGTGCTGGGCCTGTGGCGGCTGACCGGTCCGGCGCTCTGGGCCGATGAGCTGGCCACCTGGGGCGCGGTCCGGTTGAGCTGGTCGCAGCTGTGGCAGCTCGCCGGTTCGGTGGACGCGGTCCTGACGCCCTACTACGTCCTGATGAAGGTGTACGCGGCCGTGGCCGGCACGTCCACTGCCGCGTTGCGGCTGCCCTCGGTCGCCGCCATCATCGTCGCCACGGTCGTGGTGACCGCGCTCGGGCGCCGGCTCGGCGGCACCCGGTTGGGTCTGCTGGCGGGACTGCTCTTCGCGATCCTGCCGGTCACGTCCCGGTACGCGCAGGAAGCCCGGTCCTACGCGCTGGTGATCCTCGGGGCCGCTGTCGCCGTGTGGTGCCTGGTCCGGCTGCTGGAGGAACCCTCGCGCCGTCGACTGACCGGATACGCCGCCGCCGTCGGATTCGTCGGCCTGCTGCATCCGCTCAACGGTCTGCTCATGCTCGCGGGTCACGCCGTCGCGCTCGGCTGGTGGCAGCTTCCTCGACGTGCCGAGGGGTGGCGGACCGCGCGACGCTGGGCGGCGGCGGCCGGTGTGGGGGTGCTGCCGGCGCTGGCGCTGGCCGTCTGGGGTGCCGGTCAGACCGCGCAGGTGTCCTGGATCGCGCTGGTCAACCTGAGTGCCCTGCAGGCGTTCCCCGAGCGGCTCTTCCACTCCGCGGCCGTCGGCGGGCTCGTCCTCGTACTCGCGGTTCTCGGCGTGCGCCGCGCCCCGGCGTACGTCTGCCTGGCCGGTGCGGCGTTCGTTCCGATGGCGCTGCTGTTGCTCGCCGGCACCCACCTGCACGTCTGGGTGGCCCGCTACGTGCTGGTCGTGCTGCCGGCGCTGGCCGTCCTCGCCGCGTCTGCCCTGGCCCACGCCGGACGATCATCGGCCGTCGTCGCGTTCTGCCTGGCGGCCGTCCTGAGCTGTCCCGCACACGTCGCCATCCGGGCCCACGCCGGGCACAGCCAGGACTCCTACCGCATCGCGGCGGTCATCGGCCCCCGCTACCAACCCGGCGACGTGGTGGTGTTTCCGGACAGCCACCCGAGCATCCCGTGGTCACCACGGGACATCTACGAACGCTACCTGCCCGCCCCGCGCCCTCCGGACGTGCTGCGCGTCGCCGCGCAGCGCACCGATGGCAGGTTCCTGGCCACCGAGTGCCCCGACGCCAGCTGTCTCGGCACCCCACCGCGCGTCTGGGTCGTCGGGGCCGACCCGGTGGCCGACCCGCTGCGGGACATGGCGCCCGGCAAGCGGGAACGGATCAACGACGGCTACCGGTCCGTGCAGCGCTGGCAGTACCCGCTGCTGAGCATCAGCCTCCTGGAGCGCACGACCAGCCAATAG
- a CDS encoding MFS transporter, whose translation MPGTTSTAPGAPGAGTSTGAPHPRRWIALAVIAVSQLMVVLDATIVNIALPKAQVDLGITDANRQWVITAYTLAFGGLLLLGGRIADYWGRKRTFLVGMTGFALASALGGLATTGEMLFAARALQGAFGALLAPAALALLTVLFTEATERAKAFAVYGAIAGGGSAVGLLLGGVLTEYADWRWCLLVNIPVAAIAIAFALPLVPESRAHGNTRYDVPGAIVVTAGLVSLVYGFTKAAEDGWDAAATLGFIAAGVALLAVFVVIELRSNHPLLPLRIILDRNRGGAYLTSTLIGAGLFGAFLFLTFYFQVVLQYKPLEAGLASLPVTAGVLIAAGGASQLMPRVGAKPLMVGGAVLAAVGMLVLTQIDVDTSFLTLLLPAQVILGMGLGFTFVPLSSLALVGVPEHDAGAASATLNATQQIGGSLGTALLNTLYTSAVAAYLVGRAPNPVNQVEALVHGYRVAFAWGAALIVLAGLATLILVKVRKEDIPTGNAVHMG comes from the coding sequence ATGCCCGGAACTACCTCGACCGCGCCCGGCGCACCCGGCGCCGGGACGTCGACAGGCGCGCCGCACCCGCGGCGCTGGATCGCGCTGGCGGTCATCGCGGTCTCGCAGCTGATGGTCGTCCTGGACGCCACCATCGTGAACATCGCGCTGCCGAAGGCCCAGGTCGACCTGGGCATCACCGACGCGAACCGGCAGTGGGTCATCACCGCCTACACGCTGGCGTTCGGCGGGCTGCTGCTGCTCGGCGGCCGCATCGCCGACTACTGGGGGCGCAAGCGCACCTTCCTGGTCGGCATGACCGGCTTCGCGCTCGCCTCCGCGCTGGGTGGCCTCGCCACCACCGGCGAAATGCTCTTCGCCGCCCGCGCGCTGCAGGGCGCCTTCGGCGCGCTGCTCGCCCCGGCCGCGCTGGCGCTGCTCACCGTCCTGTTCACCGAGGCCACCGAGCGGGCCAAGGCCTTCGCGGTGTACGGCGCGATCGCCGGCGGTGGGTCAGCGGTCGGTCTGCTGCTCGGCGGGGTGCTCACCGAGTACGCCGACTGGCGCTGGTGCCTGCTGGTCAACATCCCGGTCGCCGCGATCGCCATCGCGTTCGCGCTCCCGCTGGTGCCGGAGAGCCGGGCACACGGCAACACCCGCTACGACGTGCCCGGCGCGATCGTGGTGACCGCCGGCCTGGTCTCGCTGGTGTACGGCTTCACCAAGGCGGCCGAGGACGGCTGGGACGCCGCCGCGACGCTCGGTTTCATCGCCGCGGGCGTGGCGCTGCTCGCCGTCTTCGTGGTGATCGAGCTGCGCTCCAACCACCCGCTGCTGCCGCTGCGGATCATCCTGGACCGCAACCGGGGTGGGGCGTACCTCACGTCGACGTTGATCGGCGCCGGCCTGTTCGGCGCGTTCCTCTTCCTGACCTTCTACTTCCAGGTGGTGTTGCAGTACAAGCCCCTTGAGGCCGGGCTCGCGTCGCTGCCGGTCACCGCGGGTGTGCTGATCGCCGCGGGTGGCGCCAGCCAGCTGATGCCACGGGTGGGGGCCAAGCCGCTGATGGTCGGCGGCGCCGTCCTCGCCGCCGTGGGCATGCTGGTGCTGACCCAGATCGACGTGGACACCTCGTTCCTCACCCTCCTGCTGCCCGCCCAGGTCATCCTCGGCATGGGTCTGGGCTTCACCTTCGTCCCGCTGTCCAGCCTCGCCCTGGTGGGGGTGCCCGAGCACGACGCGGGCGCGGCCAGCGCCACGCTCAACGCCACTCAGCAGATCGGTGGCTCGCTGGGCACCGCGCTGTTGAACACCCTGTACACCAGCGCGGTCGCCGCGTACCTGGTCGGCCGGGCGCCGAACCCGGTCAACCAGGTCGAGGCGCTGGTGCACGGCTACCGCGTGGCGTTCGCCTGGGGCGCGGCACTGATCGTGCTCGCCGGACTGGCCACCCTGATCCTGGTCAAGGTGCGCAAGGAGGACATCCCGACCGGCAACGCCGTGCACATGGGCTGA
- a CDS encoding RtcB family protein translates to MGFTPLAGTRAPVRVWTDPYAIEPQAARQLRNIGALPWVQGVAVMPDVHFGKGATVGSVIAMRQAVSPAAVGVDIGCGMSAVRTSLTAADLPDDLAGLRSAIEATIPVGFAQRPDSVDTRRVRGLEQAGWDDFWGRFAGLDRRVAQLETRARRQLGTLGGGNHFIEVCLEQGGADSGRVWLMLHSGSRNIGKELAERHIDVARKLPHNIDLPDRDLAVFLTGTPEMDAYRRDLWWAQEYARRNRAVMLALLCGVVREHFPQVAYDEPISCHHNYVSEESYDGVDVLVTRKGAIRAGRGDLGIIPGSMGTGSYIVRGRGNPNAYCSASHGAGRRMSRAQAKRTFSTEDLASQTAGVECRKDAGVVDEIPGAYKDITEVMAQQEDLVEVVAHLKQVVCVKG, encoded by the coding sequence ATGGGATTCACCCCTCTCGCCGGTACCCGGGCACCGGTCCGGGTCTGGACCGACCCGTACGCCATCGAGCCGCAGGCCGCCCGTCAGCTGCGCAACATCGGTGCGCTGCCCTGGGTGCAGGGCGTCGCCGTCATGCCCGACGTGCACTTCGGCAAGGGCGCCACGGTCGGCTCGGTGATCGCGATGCGGCAGGCGGTCTCGCCGGCCGCGGTCGGTGTCGACATCGGCTGCGGAATGTCGGCGGTACGCACGTCGCTGACCGCCGCCGACCTGCCGGACGACCTGGCCGGGCTGCGTTCCGCGATCGAGGCCACCATCCCGGTCGGCTTCGCGCAGCGGCCGGACTCGGTCGACACGCGTCGGGTCCGCGGCCTGGAGCAGGCCGGCTGGGACGACTTCTGGGGGCGGTTCGCCGGCCTGGACCGGCGCGTGGCGCAGCTGGAGACGCGGGCGCGGCGGCAGCTCGGGACCCTCGGCGGGGGCAACCACTTCATCGAGGTCTGCCTGGAGCAGGGTGGCGCCGACTCGGGCCGGGTCTGGCTGATGCTGCACTCGGGGTCCCGCAACATCGGCAAGGAGCTGGCCGAGCGGCACATCGACGTGGCCCGGAAGCTGCCGCACAACATCGATCTGCCCGACCGGGACCTGGCGGTGTTCCTCACCGGCACGCCGGAGATGGACGCGTACCGGCGGGACCTCTGGTGGGCGCAGGAGTACGCGCGGCGCAACCGGGCCGTCATGCTGGCCCTGCTCTGCGGCGTGGTGCGTGAGCACTTCCCGCAGGTCGCCTACGACGAGCCGATCTCATGCCACCACAACTACGTCTCGGAGGAGAGCTACGACGGGGTGGACGTGCTGGTCACCCGCAAGGGCGCGATCCGGGCCGGCCGGGGCGACCTGGGCATCATCCCCGGATCGATGGGCACCGGTTCGTACATCGTGCGGGGTCGGGGTAACCCAAACGCGTACTGCTCGGCGTCGCACGGGGCCGGGCGGCGGATGTCGCGGGCGCAGGCCAAGCGGACGTTCAGCACGGAGGACCTGGCCTCGCAGACCGCCGGGGTGGAGTGCCGTAAGGACGCCGGGGTGGTCGACGAGATTCCCGGCGCGTACAAGGACATCACCGAGGTGATGGCCCAGCAGGAGGACCTGGTCGAGGTGGTGGCGCACCTCAAGCAGGTGGTGTGTGTGAAGGGCTGA
- a CDS encoding helix-turn-helix transcriptional regulator produces the protein MVETSVRLLRLLTLLQVRREWSGADLADRLAVTTRTVRSDVERLRVLGYRIESHPGVAGGYRLGAGSALPPLLLDDDEAVAVAVGLRAAAGGSVTGIEETSLRALAKLEQSLPSRLRHRVDALRTATVSAAGGGPTVDADTLTAVSTAVHSRERLRFDYAGHDGTTTVRDVEPYRLVYTGRRWYLLGWDTHRADWRTFRADRIRPRTPTGPRFTPREPPGGDAVAHVLRGVGSTAWPHPARVRLHASADQMAQRIPTTAGLLEAIDEQTCLLHTGGESLANLAAFLGTLAVDFDVLDPPELRAVIRAVAARFGRAAQVP, from the coding sequence ATGGTGGAGACCTCGGTGCGGCTGTTGCGGCTGCTGACCCTCCTGCAGGTACGCCGGGAGTGGTCCGGCGCGGACCTGGCCGACAGGCTGGCGGTCACCACCCGCACCGTCCGCAGCGACGTGGAGCGGCTGCGGGTGCTGGGCTATCGGATCGAGTCACATCCCGGCGTGGCCGGTGGCTACCGGCTCGGTGCGGGGTCCGCGTTGCCACCTTTGCTGCTCGACGACGACGAGGCGGTGGCGGTGGCGGTCGGGCTGCGGGCGGCCGCGGGCGGTTCGGTGACCGGCATCGAGGAGACGTCGCTGCGGGCGCTGGCCAAGTTGGAGCAGTCGCTGCCGTCGCGGCTGCGGCACCGGGTGGACGCCCTGCGCACGGCGACGGTCTCCGCCGCGGGCGGCGGCCCGACCGTCGACGCCGACACGCTCACGGCCGTGTCCACCGCCGTGCACTCCCGGGAGCGCCTGCGGTTCGACTACGCCGGGCATGACGGCACGACCACCGTGCGCGACGTCGAGCCGTACCGTCTCGTCTACACCGGCCGGCGCTGGTACCTGCTCGGCTGGGACACCCACCGCGCCGACTGGCGGACCTTCCGCGCCGACCGCATCCGACCCCGGACGCCGACCGGCCCGCGCTTCACACCCCGAGAGCCGCCAGGTGGTGACGCGGTCGCGCACGTGCTGCGCGGCGTCGGCTCCACGGCCTGGCCACACCCCGCCCGGGTACGCCTGCACGCGTCGGCCGACCAGATGGCCCAACGGATCCCCACCACAGCGGGCCTGCTGGAGGCGATCGACGAGCAGACCTGTCTGCTGCACACCGGTGGGGAGTCGCTGGCCAACCTGGCCGCCTTCCTCGGCACCCTCGCGGTCGACTTCGACGTGCTCGACCCGCCGGAGCTGCGCGCCGTCATCCGTGCCGTCGCCGCCCGGTTCGGGCGGGCCGCTCAGGTGCCGTAG
- a CDS encoding elongation factor G, protein MKTLNLGILAHVDAGKTSLTERLLHDVGVTDQLGSVDAGSTRTDTLALERQRGITIRSAVVSFVLDDVTVNLIDTPGHPDFIAEVERVLGVLDGAVLVISAVEGVQPQTRVLMRTLRRLRIPTLIFVNKVDRAGADPERVVRAVAEKLTEAVVAMGSVAAAGTRGAHCTPYGSADVAFTDRLLDLLAGQDDVLLADWVTDTASLPYSRLRRALAARTGRALVQPVFAGSAITGAGVDALIAGITELLPTVQGDVDAPVSGTVFAIERGPAGEKIALVRLFAGTIRVRDRVRVGAADAVLVTAVRVVAHGADMVASAVEAGHIARLWGLTDARIGDPVGVTLERAGADRHFAPPTLETVVVPARSVDRVALHAALIQLAEQDPLINLRQDDRQHEITVSLYGEVQKEVIQATLADDFGVGVTFRETSTVHVERVSGVGSAVEVIAVAPNPFLATVGLRVAPAPTGAGVSFRLGVELGSMPPAFFAAVEETVRRTLRQGLHGWEVPDCEVTLTHAGYWARQSHSHGTFDKSMSSTAGDFRNLTPLVLMTALTRAGTRVHEPVHRFRLEVPGDVLGTLLPALTRLDAVPTATTGQGASYLVTGEIPAGLVHALERRLPALTRGEGVLETEFDSYRPVRGPAPGRARWDNNPLDRKEYLLAVNRRVGGR, encoded by the coding sequence GTGAAAACCCTGAACCTCGGCATCCTGGCTCACGTCGATGCCGGTAAGACCAGCCTGACCGAGCGGCTGTTGCACGATGTCGGTGTGACCGACCAGCTCGGCAGTGTCGACGCGGGCAGCACCCGTACCGACACCCTGGCGTTGGAACGGCAACGCGGGATCACCATCCGCTCGGCTGTCGTCTCCTTCGTGCTGGACGACGTGACCGTCAACCTGATCGACACGCCCGGTCACCCGGACTTCATCGCCGAGGTCGAACGGGTGCTTGGCGTGCTCGACGGCGCGGTGCTGGTGATCTCCGCGGTGGAGGGCGTGCAGCCGCAGACACGGGTGCTGATGCGGACACTGCGCCGGCTGCGCATCCCGACGCTGATCTTCGTCAACAAGGTCGACCGGGCCGGGGCGGACCCCGAGCGGGTCGTACGGGCCGTCGCGGAGAAGCTCACCGAGGCCGTCGTGGCGATGGGCTCGGTGGCGGCGGCGGGGACCCGCGGCGCCCACTGCACGCCGTACGGGTCCGCCGACGTCGCCTTCACCGACCGGCTGCTCGACCTGCTCGCCGGGCAGGACGACGTGCTGCTCGCCGACTGGGTGACGGACACGGCGTCGCTGCCGTACTCGCGGCTGCGCCGTGCGTTGGCGGCGCGGACCGGCCGCGCCCTGGTACAGCCGGTGTTCGCCGGCTCAGCGATCACCGGCGCCGGGGTGGACGCGCTGATCGCCGGGATCACCGAACTGTTGCCCACCGTCCAGGGCGACGTCGACGCCCCGGTATCCGGCACCGTGTTCGCCATCGAACGGGGCCCGGCGGGGGAGAAGATCGCCCTGGTCCGGCTCTTCGCCGGCACGATCCGGGTCCGTGACCGGGTCCGCGTCGGCGCTGCCGACGCTGTCCTGGTCACCGCGGTACGCGTCGTCGCCCACGGGGCCGACATGGTGGCGTCGGCCGTCGAAGCCGGCCACATCGCCCGGTTGTGGGGTCTCACGGACGCGCGGATCGGCGACCCGGTGGGCGTAACCCTCGAACGTGCCGGCGCGGACCGCCACTTCGCGCCACCCACGCTGGAGACCGTCGTGGTTCCGGCGCGTTCCGTCGACCGGGTCGCGCTGCACGCCGCGCTGATCCAGCTCGCCGAGCAGGACCCGCTGATCAACCTGCGGCAGGACGACCGACAGCACGAGATCACCGTGTCGCTCTACGGCGAGGTGCAGAAGGAGGTCATCCAGGCCACCCTGGCCGACGACTTCGGCGTGGGGGTGACGTTCCGGGAGACCAGCACGGTGCACGTGGAACGGGTGTCCGGCGTCGGCTCGGCCGTCGAGGTGATCGCGGTGGCGCCCAACCCGTTCCTGGCCACCGTCGGACTGCGGGTCGCGCCGGCGCCGACCGGTGCCGGTGTGAGTTTCCGGCTCGGTGTCGAGCTGGGTTCGATGCCACCGGCCTTCTTCGCCGCCGTGGAGGAGACCGTGCGCCGAACCCTGCGCCAGGGCCTGCACGGGTGGGAGGTCCCCGACTGCGAGGTGACGCTGACCCACGCCGGCTACTGGGCGCGGCAGAGTCATTCCCACGGCACCTTCGACAAGAGCATGTCCAGCACGGCGGGGGACTTCCGCAATCTCACCCCGTTGGTGCTGATGACCGCGCTCACCCGTGCCGGCACGCGGGTCCACGAGCCGGTGCACCGCTTCCGGTTGGAGGTGCCGGGTGACGTCCTCGGCACGCTGCTGCCCGCGCTCACCCGACTGGACGCGGTGCCGACCGCCACCACCGGGCAGGGGGCGTCGTATCTGGTGACGGGCGAGATTCCGGCGGGCCTGGTGCATGCGTTGGAGCGTCGCCTGCCCGCGCTGACCCGGGGCGAGGGCGTGTTGGAGACCGAGTTCGACAGCTACCGGCCGGTGCGTGGTCCCGCCCCTGGCCGGGCCCGCTGGGACAACAACCCGCTGGATCGTAAGGAGTATCTGCTGGCGGTCAACCGCCGGGTCGGCGGCCGGTAG
- a CDS encoding Gmad2 immunoglobulin-like domain-containing protein, with the protein MIRRGVAGAIAPVLVAALLVSGCGGPRSGALGPAPTTAPSSATPSSGAPPSATPSGRPVPTSMPPSDPPGAPASTPPAPAGTTTRDTVTIELWFVRAGQLVPTRRVRPATVATSRLALTELAAGPTPAEAATGLTTLVPAGVEVTRITAGTATLRVPPADDPAQRRLREAQVVWTLTQFPTVREVRVDDDDPVDRTDYADLLPPIVVTGPLPGERVSTPLIVTGTADVFEATVSVRVLDAAGREVATGFGTASCGSGCRGGYRVVVAWRTAREQKGTVEVYEVSARDGTRINTMAVPVLLAPGG; encoded by the coding sequence GTGATCCGGCGGGGTGTTGCCGGCGCGATCGCGCCGGTGCTCGTCGCCGCGCTGCTCGTCAGCGGGTGCGGCGGTCCCCGCTCCGGTGCGCTCGGCCCCGCGCCCACCACCGCGCCGTCGAGCGCCACACCGTCGAGCGGCGCACCGCCGAGCGCCACGCCGTCCGGACGTCCGGTTCCGACCTCCATGCCGCCCTCGGACCCACCCGGGGCACCCGCGTCGACCCCACCGGCGCCGGCGGGCACCACCACCCGTGACACCGTCACCATCGAGCTGTGGTTCGTCCGCGCCGGGCAGCTCGTACCGACCAGGCGGGTGCGGCCGGCGACCGTGGCGACGTCGCGGCTGGCGCTGACCGAGCTGGCCGCCGGGCCCACGCCGGCGGAGGCCGCCACCGGGCTGACCACCCTCGTCCCGGCCGGCGTCGAGGTCACCCGCATCACCGCTGGCACGGCGACGCTGCGGGTCCCGCCCGCCGACGACCCGGCGCAGCGGCGGCTGCGCGAAGCGCAGGTGGTGTGGACGCTGACCCAGTTCCCCACCGTGCGGGAGGTTCGCGTCGACGACGATGACCCGGTCGACCGGACCGACTACGCGGACCTGCTGCCGCCGATCGTGGTCACCGGCCCACTCCCCGGTGAGCGGGTTTCCACCCCTCTCATCGTCACCGGCACCGCCGACGTGTTCGAGGCCACCGTGAGCGTCCGGGTGCTGGACGCCGCCGGCCGGGAGGTGGCCACCGGCTTCGGCACCGCCAGTTGCGGCAGTGGCTGCCGGGGCGGTTACCGGGTGGTGGTCGCCTGGCGCACGGCACGGGAGCAGAAAGGCACGGTCGAGGTGTACGAGGTGTCCGCGCGCGATGGCACGCGGATCAACACGATGGCCGTGCCGGTGCTCCTCGCGCCCGGCGGTTGA
- a CDS encoding TetR/AcrR family transcriptional regulator, producing the protein MLGGQQVGAGAGVPAARVPRCTDSDLFAVVTDLLREVGFDRMTIDAVAARAHVSKATIYRRWDGKAELVVAALRDRHVSVHNPPDTGSLRGDLVELLRATAAICVADCDLMQALTFAMRTNPELERLVRHQVLPAGRVASTAILVRAAARGEIPPEAGERELFHDLAPALTMSRIVAHGLPADDAFLTQVVDEVLIPVLRYQPDRPSQA; encoded by the coding sequence ATGCTGGGTGGTCAGCAGGTGGGCGCGGGTGCCGGAGTTCCGGCAGCCCGGGTGCCACGGTGCACCGACAGCGACCTGTTCGCCGTGGTCACCGACCTGCTGCGCGAGGTCGGCTTCGACCGGATGACCATCGACGCCGTCGCCGCCCGCGCCCACGTCAGCAAGGCCACCATCTACCGGCGCTGGGACGGCAAGGCCGAGTTGGTCGTCGCCGCCCTGCGTGACCGGCACGTGAGCGTGCACAACCCGCCCGACACCGGCTCCCTGCGCGGTGACCTGGTCGAGCTGCTGCGCGCCACGGCCGCGATCTGTGTGGCCGACTGCGACCTGATGCAGGCGCTGACCTTCGCCATGCGGACCAACCCCGAGCTGGAACGCCTGGTGCGCCACCAGGTGCTGCCGGCCGGGCGGGTGGCCAGCACCGCCATCCTGGTCCGCGCCGCCGCCCGCGGGGAGATCCCGCCGGAGGCCGGCGAACGGGAGCTGTTCCACGATCTGGCGCCCGCGCTCACCATGTCCCGCATCGTCGCGCACGGTCTACCCGCCGACGACGCGTTCCTCACCCAGGTCGTCGATGAGGTGCTGATCCCGGTACTCCGCTACCAGCCCGACCGCCCGTCTCAGGCCTGA
- a CDS encoding maleylpyruvate isomerase family mycothiol-dependent enzyme: MSTPADQIITALRAGHEELAALVRDLKEDDLLRPSGASEWQVSQVLSHLGSGAEINLASLDAARTGTPGPNGDFNRTVWARWDAMSPAEHAAGFLAANERLVEAYESLDAETRASLRIDLGFLPEPVDVATAGRFRLSEFALHQWDAEVAFNPFAAVTPEAVSLLLDQVGGMLGWTSRPQELAGREATLLVRLHAPERAFGLRLGEKVEVVDAPEQADGELTAPAEAWLRLAVGRLGPAHTPEGVRVTGPLTLDDLRRVFAGF, from the coding sequence ATGTCGACCCCAGCTGACCAGATCATCACAGCTCTGCGTGCGGGCCACGAGGAGCTCGCCGCGCTCGTGCGGGATCTCAAGGAAGACGACCTGCTACGACCCTCGGGGGCCAGCGAGTGGCAGGTGTCCCAGGTGCTGAGCCACCTGGGCAGCGGCGCCGAGATCAACCTGGCGTCGTTGGACGCCGCCCGCACCGGCACTCCCGGCCCGAACGGGGACTTCAACCGCACCGTCTGGGCGCGCTGGGACGCGATGTCCCCGGCCGAGCACGCGGCCGGCTTCCTCGCCGCCAACGAGCGGCTGGTCGAGGCGTACGAGTCGTTGGACGCCGAGACCCGGGCCTCGCTGCGGATCGACCTCGGGTTCCTGCCGGAACCGGTCGACGTGGCCACCGCGGGCCGGTTCCGGCTCAGCGAGTTCGCTCTGCACCAGTGGGACGCCGAGGTGGCGTTCAACCCGTTCGCGGCGGTGACGCCGGAGGCGGTGTCGCTCCTGCTCGACCAGGTCGGCGGCATGCTGGGCTGGACCAGCCGGCCGCAGGAGCTGGCCGGCCGGGAGGCCACCCTGCTGGTTCGGCTGCACGCGCCCGAGCGGGCGTTCGGGCTGCGGCTGGGTGAGAAGGTCGAGGTGGTCGACGCGCCGGAGCAGGCCGACGGTGAGCTGACCGCACCCGCCGAGGCGTGGCTGCGGCTGGCGGTCGGTCGGCTCGGGCCCGCGCACACCCCGGAGGGTGTGCGGGTGACCGGCCCGCTGACGCTGGACGACCTGCGCCGGGTCTTCGCCGGCTTCTGA
- a CDS encoding zinc-dependent alcohol dehydrogenase family protein has product MSQLVLTGIGDYAQNVRLEQQPELTVGPDDVLLQMEAAPINPVDNLFSNGWYAVQPQVPSFIGSEGVGRVRTIGAAVDPTLAGRRVVILGSYEQGAWADQVVVPARNVVAVPEGIDATQLSMLTINPITAHLMLTRYVDLKPGDWIAQTLGNSAVARSVITLARIAGVRTLSVVRSEKAAEEARAAGGDLVLVDGDDLAERTASALAGQRLRLVLDGAGGSTAGALATGLEPGGTVVSYSSATGEPPVLPLGSLVYGELSLRGLWVVNWFHTAPRAEIEKVVADLVDLVAGGELVVPVDSTYPLHRYAEAFARNASPERTGKVLFTFDTTGA; this is encoded by the coding sequence ATGAGCCAACTCGTCCTCACCGGCATCGGCGATTACGCGCAGAACGTCCGCCTGGAGCAGCAGCCGGAGCTGACCGTCGGCCCCGACGACGTCCTCCTCCAGATGGAGGCGGCCCCGATCAACCCGGTCGACAATCTCTTCTCCAACGGCTGGTACGCGGTGCAGCCGCAGGTGCCCAGCTTCATCGGTAGCGAGGGCGTGGGCCGGGTGCGCACGATCGGCGCCGCTGTCGACCCGACCCTCGCCGGGCGGCGCGTGGTGATCCTTGGCAGCTACGAGCAGGGTGCCTGGGCGGACCAGGTCGTCGTCCCCGCCCGCAACGTCGTCGCCGTCCCCGAGGGGATCGACGCCACCCAACTGTCGATGCTCACCATCAACCCGATCACCGCTCACCTCATGCTCACCAGGTACGTGGACCTCAAGCCGGGAGACTGGATCGCCCAGACCCTCGGCAACTCGGCCGTCGCCCGGTCCGTGATCACCCTGGCCCGGATCGCGGGCGTCCGGACGCTCAGCGTCGTCCGCAGTGAGAAGGCCGCCGAGGAGGCTCGGGCCGCGGGCGGCGACCTCGTCCTGGTCGACGGCGACGACCTCGCCGAGCGCACCGCGTCGGCGCTGGCGGGTCAGCGGCTGCGCCTCGTGCTCGACGGCGCGGGCGGCAGCACCGCCGGGGCCCTCGCCACCGGGTTGGAGCCCGGCGGCACCGTGGTCAGCTACTCGTCGGCAACCGGGGAACCACCCGTGCTGCCCCTCGGCAGCCTCGTCTACGGCGAGCTGAGCCTGCGCGGCCTGTGGGTGGTGAACTGGTTCCACACCGCGCCCCGGGCGGAGATCGAGAAGGTGGTCGCCGACCTCGTCGACCTCGTCGCTGGGGGTGAGCTGGTGGTCCCGGTCGACTCGACCTACCCGCTGCACCGCTACGCGGAGGCGTTCGCCCGCAACGCGTCGCCGGAGCGTACCGGCAAGGTGCTCTTCACGTTCGACACCACCGGCGCGTGA